One Candidatus Devosia phytovorans genomic window carries:
- a CDS encoding DUF2336 domain-containing protein, producing the protein MLGFQPYETFQLLIETGGVDRTNTLLIAACDAYARRGKPTVPELEQFEALAGRLFPTASAQARAKGAAILGRAEMLSPALEQLVVDNIGEDLNSFLTTAAELSEPTMLDIIARYDVPSASVIAARPDLSNVVLAKLFQMNSRKVYRALAANTNIVPRGAYLSALARSAQMDHMVAEALAQRDDFDAALLAPAFFDLSDNHRVKVIRAFTQRQTPVAPISKTIELLTVANQDLTKALMKLFSENRRPEVTRLLSQITGLDEVRCGQIAHDVTGASLFVILRAFGCTAYDGLKVLIHATSHDSERSRALADFANLFASVPPESMAYLMSAWRGEVNLLELGKPEYKPFAQPSRRAQVLAPAHNPVVDQAIEALARIGARRAS; encoded by the coding sequence ATGCTTGGTTTTCAGCCCTACGAGACGTTTCAACTGCTCATCGAGACTGGTGGCGTCGACCGTACCAACACACTGCTGATTGCTGCCTGCGATGCCTATGCGCGACGCGGCAAGCCGACCGTTCCCGAATTGGAACAGTTCGAAGCCCTTGCCGGACGGCTGTTTCCCACGGCCAGCGCCCAGGCCCGCGCCAAGGGCGCAGCCATCCTCGGCCGCGCCGAAATGCTGTCGCCCGCGCTGGAACAGCTGGTGGTCGACAATATCGGTGAAGACCTCAACAGCTTCCTGACCACCGCAGCCGAGCTGTCTGAACCGACCATGCTCGACATCATTGCCCGTTACGACGTGCCCTCCGCTTCGGTCATCGCGGCCCGGCCGGACCTGTCCAACGTCGTGCTGGCCAAGCTTTTTCAGATGAATTCGCGCAAGGTCTATCGCGCCCTTGCCGCCAATACCAATATCGTGCCGCGCGGCGCCTATCTCAGCGCCCTCGCCCGCTCCGCCCAGATGGACCACATGGTTGCCGAGGCGCTGGCACAGCGCGACGACTTCGACGCGGCCCTTCTGGCACCCGCCTTTTTCGATCTCTCCGACAATCACCGGGTCAAGGTCATCCGCGCCTTCACCCAGCGCCAGACGCCGGTTGCGCCGATCAGCAAGACCATCGAACTGCTGACGGTCGCCAATCAGGACCTGACCAAGGCGCTGATGAAGCTGTTCTCGGAAAACCGCCGTCCGGAAGTCACGCGCCTGCTCAGCCAGATCACCGGTCTCGACGAAGTGCGCTGCGGCCAGATCGCGCATGACGTCACCGGCGCCTCACTGTTCGTCATCCTGCGCGCCTTCGGCTGCACGGCCTATGATGGGCTCAAGGTCTTGATCCACGCCACCAGCCACGACAGCGAGCGCTCGCGTGCCCTGGCCGATTTCGCCAATCTCTTCGCCAGCGTGCCGCCCGAATCCATGGCCTATCTGATGAGCGCCTGGCGTGGCGAGGTGAACCTGCTTGAACTCGGCAAGCCCGAATACAAGCCTTTCGCCCAGCCCAGCCGCCGCGCCCAGGTGCTGGCTCCGGCGCACAATCCCGTCGTCGACCAAGCCATCGAAGCCCTCGCGCGCATCGGCGCCCGCCGCGCGAGCTAG
- a CDS encoding DUF1491 family protein: MSTLRSDLWCSAFVRRHNDLGHMCVVARRGDAIAGQVFIEVDHLDGTRSLYTPAPMASRDNDARLVFQRRFSHVEPPKVTDRIAQEARFDPDLWVISLDHRGDDIGVDVV, encoded by the coding sequence GTGAGCACGCTCCGCAGCGATTTGTGGTGCAGCGCCTTTGTGCGCCGCCACAATGACTTGGGCCATATGTGCGTCGTAGCCCGCCGCGGCGACGCCATTGCCGGCCAGGTCTTCATCGAAGTCGATCACCTCGACGGCACCCGCTCGCTCTATACGCCGGCCCCCATGGCCAGCCGCGACAACGATGCGCGCCTGGTCTTCCAGCGCCGCTTCAGCCATGTCGAACCACCCAAGGTAACCGACCGCATCGCCCAGGAGGCCAGGTTTGACCCCGATCTCTGGGTGATCAGCCTGGATCATCGCGGCGATGATATCGGCGTGGATGTGGTCTAG
- a CDS encoding peptidoglycan-binding protein has protein sequence MTASTLSRPLLLAGSALAAHMGRAGLWSFHRYMRAPLASSGLLAMVTMTALAASNALYFQTARHPAPFFAPSPAVPVAVVDSDVEPQPQPMPEMRQTAVLPAVTSPETTGSVTSVPAAAPVIPDAPVGNKDAFAVQKKLTEIGLFRGTVDGFYGPQTATAIRAFETQNGMTPTGALTPGVVDAILKSDTAGRVPVAQQPVPVQPAPVQQAVIQQPVAPAPQVDVVIARVAPVSPIDSAVDTVGNAAASTLDSIVAAVDGGRSTPASTSPAPVPQAALPAVAPVAAPPVQVASLELMAAPRPATAVQSEAVPQNVLPANNVQLVSQIQRGLASLGFYHGSIDGHPGDGTARAIREFENFHSYRVTGQINPDLVGLLRQAGASI, from the coding sequence ATGACGGCTTCAACCCTCTCGCGCCCGCTTCTGCTGGCGGGTAGTGCACTCGCGGCCCATATGGGCCGCGCGGGCCTTTGGTCCTTCCATCGCTATATGCGTGCGCCGCTGGCCTCCTCTGGCCTTTTGGCCATGGTGACCATGACGGCTCTGGCCGCGAGCAATGCGCTCTATTTTCAGACCGCGCGCCATCCGGCGCCCTTCTTTGCGCCATCCCCGGCAGTACCGGTCGCGGTGGTTGATTCGGACGTGGAGCCCCAGCCGCAGCCCATGCCCGAAATGCGCCAGACCGCCGTGCTGCCTGCCGTGACCTCGCCCGAGACCACGGGCAGCGTCACCAGCGTGCCGGCTGCCGCGCCGGTCATTCCCGATGCCCCCGTGGGCAACAAGGATGCCTTTGCCGTCCAGAAGAAGCTGACCGAGATCGGCCTCTTCCGCGGCACCGTGGATGGCTTTTACGGCCCGCAGACCGCGACGGCCATCCGCGCCTTTGAAACCCAGAACGGCATGACCCCGACCGGCGCCCTGACGCCGGGCGTGGTCGACGCCATCCTCAAGTCCGATACTGCCGGTCGCGTGCCCGTAGCGCAGCAGCCCGTGCCCGTGCAGCCCGCGCCGGTGCAGCAGGCCGTGATCCAGCAGCCAGTGGCGCCCGCACCGCAGGTCGATGTGGTGATCGCGCGCGTGGCACCCGTTTCGCCGATCGACAGTGCCGTCGATACGGTGGGCAATGCCGCCGCCAGCACGCTTGATTCCATTGTCGCCGCTGTCGATGGCGGTCGCTCCACTCCGGCCTCGACCAGCCCGGCGCCTGTGCCCCAGGCTGCCCTGCCAGCCGTCGCGCCTGTTGCCGCGCCGCCTGTCCAGGTCGCTTCGCTTGAACTCATGGCTGCACCCCGGCCCGCTACGGCCGTCCAGTCAGAAGCCGTGCCGCAGAACGTGCTGCCCGCCAATAATGTGCAGCTCGTCAGCCAGATCCAGCGTGGCCTCGCCAGCCTTGGTTTCTACCACGGCTCGATCGACGGCCATCCCGGCGATGGCACCGCCCGCGCCATCCGCGAATTCGAGAATTTCCATAGCTATCGCGTGACCGGCCAGATCAATCCCGACCTCGTCGGCCTGCTGCGCCAGGCTGGCGCGTCCATCTAA
- a CDS encoding PAS domain-containing sensor histidine kinase, giving the protein MLRRKTLANNARLMILLGALSMPVAVYAIVIGAIFPFVIAALTLAGGMITLALHQRRLFDFAAAGQVYALLAVGGLLTLADSNMGDAGLAIAVMAPVMAALLGKPGLRRHSWAMFAGILVVAGLSSLLSIPLLTIHGPILMGTSVIAFIAAAVLIIHTANRINAAYEVYDKAQMTAYRHLIEHVQDGVIRFSSEGDILMASRSSEKLFGCRRFELADGGLVGRLHVLDRPAYLNAFADANQSGRARTLEVRLRQDDPRAQSNLPHFIWVEVSLSPVVDPDADGQRREVVALFRDVTRRKDDEIAMAEARRAAEEASDAKSRFLATIGHELRTPLNAVVGFSEMMTSGIGGELSDTHREYAGLIHQSGKHLLEVVRMLLDMSKLEAGKFELQTEPFDVEDMIVPCFSMVDTLAQKQEVTLVADVAPNLPMLVADERACRQILINLMSNAIKFSHRGGQVTVSVKRQGQSLNISVADQGVGMPPESLQRIGEPFFQAHDGLDRRYEGTGLGLSIVKGLVDLHKGTLRAMSEIGSGTTVTVLLPINGPAIKTEETGSVTPFRKEPAAAQIHPWQDEKRKAQ; this is encoded by the coding sequence ATGCTGCGTCGCAAGACCCTCGCCAACAATGCCCGCCTGATGATCCTGCTTGGCGCGCTGAGCATGCCGGTCGCCGTCTATGCCATTGTCATCGGCGCCATCTTCCCCTTCGTGATTGCTGCACTGACCCTGGCTGGCGGCATGATCACGCTGGCGCTGCATCAGCGCCGCCTGTTCGATTTTGCCGCCGCCGGTCAGGTTTATGCCCTGCTCGCCGTTGGTGGCCTGCTGACCCTGGCTGACAGCAATATGGGCGATGCCGGCCTGGCCATTGCCGTGATGGCGCCGGTCATGGCTGCGTTGCTCGGCAAGCCCGGTCTGCGCCGCCACAGCTGGGCCATGTTTGCCGGCATTCTGGTGGTCGCGGGCCTCTCCAGCCTCCTTTCCATTCCGCTGCTGACCATCCATGGCCCCATCCTGATGGGTACCAGCGTGATTGCCTTCATCGCGGCGGCCGTGCTGATCATCCATACCGCCAACCGCATCAATGCGGCCTATGAAGTCTATGACAAGGCGCAGATGACCGCCTACCGCCACCTGATCGAGCATGTGCAGGACGGCGTCATTCGCTTCTCCAGCGAAGGCGATATCCTGATGGCTTCGCGCTCGTCAGAGAAGCTCTTCGGCTGCCGCCGGTTCGAGCTGGCCGATGGCGGTCTGGTCGGGCGCCTGCATGTGCTGGATCGCCCCGCCTATCTCAACGCCTTTGCCGACGCCAACCAGTCCGGCCGCGCCCGCACGCTCGAAGTGCGGCTACGCCAGGATGATCCGCGCGCGCAGTCCAATCTGCCCCATTTCATCTGGGTCGAGGTCAGCCTGTCGCCCGTCGTCGATCCCGATGCGGATGGTCAGCGCCGCGAGGTCGTCGCCCTGTTCCGCGACGTGACGCGCCGCAAGGATGACGAAATCGCCATGGCGGAGGCCCGCCGCGCTGCCGAAGAGGCGTCCGACGCCAAGTCGCGCTTCCTCGCCACTATCGGTCATGAGCTGCGCACGCCGCTCAATGCCGTCGTCGGCTTTTCGGAAATGATGACCAGTGGCATCGGCGGCGAACTCAGCGACACCCATCGCGAATATGCCGGCCTGATCCACCAGAGCGGCAAGCACCTGCTCGAAGTGGTGCGCATGCTGCTCGACATGTCCAAGCTCGAAGCCGGCAAGTTCGAACTGCAGACCGAGCCCTTCGACGTCGAGGACATGATCGTCCCCTGCTTCTCCATGGTCGATACCCTGGCCCAGAAGCAGGAGGTGACGCTGGTTGCCGACGTTGCGCCCAACCTGCCCATGCTGGTGGCCGACGAGCGCGCCTGCCGCCAGATCCTGATCAACCTGATGTCCAACGCCATCAAGTTCAGCCATCGCGGCGGCCAGGTGACGGTATCGGTCAAGCGTCAGGGCCAGAGCCTTAATATCTCGGTCGCCGACCAGGGCGTCGGCATGCCGCCCGAATCGCTGCAGCGCATCGGCGAGCCCTTTTTCCAGGCTCATGACGGTCTCGATCGCCGCTATGAAGGCACGGGTCTTGGCCTCTCGATCGTCAAGGGCCTCGTCGACCTGCACAAGGGCACGCTGCGGGCCATGTCCGAAATTGGTTCGGGGACAACCGTGACTGTTTTACTGCCCATAAACGGTCCGGCAATAAAGACCGAGGAAACTGGCTCGGTTACACCCTTCCGCAAAGAGCCGGCCGCCGCTCAGATACACCCATGGCAAGACGAAAAAAGAAAAGCGCAATGA
- a CDS encoding SufE family protein, with the protein MTEPQAFQDIAENLSFLDDWEDRLNYVIELGQALPGMDDADKTDLNRVKGCVSNVWLVSSVDDSKVMSFRGQSDAIITKGLVAILLALYSGRPAAEIAETDAIAWFAKVGLSEHLGMQRSNGLVAMVNRIRSEAKALT; encoded by the coding sequence ATGACCGAGCCCCAAGCCTTCCAGGACATTGCCGAAAACCTCTCCTTCCTCGACGACTGGGAGGACCGGCTCAACTATGTGATCGAGCTGGGCCAGGCGCTGCCGGGCATGGATGATGCCGACAAGACCGACCTCAACCGGGTTAAAGGCTGCGTTTCCAACGTCTGGCTGGTGTCGAGCGTCGACGATAGCAAGGTCATGAGTTTTCGCGGCCAGTCCGATGCCATCATCACCAAGGGCCTGGTGGCGATCCTGCTGGCGCTCTACTCAGGCCGTCCGGCGGCAGAGATTGCCGAAACCGATGCGATCGCATGGTTTGCCAAGGTCGGGCTCAGCGAGCATCTGGGTATGCAGCGCTCCAATGGCCTCGTCGCCATGGTCAATCGCATCCGCAGCGAGGCCAAGGCCCTCACCTGA
- a CDS encoding acyltransferase — MRHKFISIQYLRGLAALLVLASHALLYPLVEHTLFYGRMGWLGVILFFVISGFIMVVVTGDERFSAGDFLRRRAIRIVPMYWGATLFAAALAFFLPELFKTTVYDTGELILSLLFIPFHNPESGGIHPLYKLGWTLNYEVFFYVCFALLAFLSAKMRVVWLTLGFVALSIIGATLVPQDAIAKFYTTFMPLAFVAGAWLGYATLRGRLQLLSGKTIVPAAALGAVGLVAGFGVDHANLVEDWQAFIGFLAFATALVLLAVRFETTVPRVKLAELIGDASYSIYLIHIYAVAVVADIAFKFLDPANLWAYAGVSTLAVFGGTLGGIVVYRGLEQPLLGIFSRLFGKRRRTPVAAPAE, encoded by the coding sequence ATGCGGCACAAATTCATCTCGATCCAATATCTGCGCGGCCTGGCGGCTCTGCTGGTCCTGGCCTCGCACGCTCTGCTTTATCCCCTGGTCGAGCATACCCTGTTCTATGGCCGCATGGGCTGGCTGGGCGTGATCCTGTTCTTCGTCATCTCAGGCTTCATCATGGTCGTGGTCACCGGGGATGAGCGCTTCTCGGCCGGCGATTTCCTGCGCCGCCGCGCCATCCGCATCGTGCCCATGTATTGGGGCGCAACCCTGTTTGCCGCGGCGCTGGCCTTTTTCCTGCCGGAGCTGTTCAAAACCACGGTCTATGATACCGGCGAACTGATCCTCTCGCTGCTGTTCATACCTTTCCACAACCCCGAAAGCGGTGGCATTCATCCGCTCTACAAGCTGGGTTGGACGCTCAACTACGAAGTCTTCTTCTACGTCTGCTTTGCTTTGCTCGCATTCCTCAGCGCAAAGATGCGCGTGGTCTGGCTGACACTGGGCTTTGTCGCGCTGTCGATCATCGGCGCGACGCTCGTGCCGCAGGATGCGATCGCCAAATTCTATACGACCTTCATGCCGCTGGCCTTCGTCGCCGGCGCCTGGCTGGGCTATGCGACGCTGCGCGGGCGCTTGCAGCTACTATCGGGCAAGACAATCGTGCCGGCGGCCGCGCTGGGGGCCGTGGGCCTTGTGGCGGGCTTTGGCGTGGACCATGCCAACCTCGTGGAGGATTGGCAGGCCTTCATCGGCTTCCTCGCCTTCGCCACGGCGCTGGTGCTGCTGGCGGTGCGCTTTGAAACCACCGTGCCACGCGTCAAACTGGCCGAACTGATCGGTGATGCGTCCTATTCGATCTACCTGATCCACATCTATGCCGTGGCCGTGGTCGCCGATATCGCCTTCAAGTTTCTCGATCCGGCAAACCTTTGGGCCTATGCCGGCGTCTCGACCCTGGCGGTCTTTGGCGGCACCCTGGGGGGCATCGTGGTTTACCGAGGTCTAGAGCAGCCCTTGTTGGGCATTTTCAGCCGGCTGTTCGGCAAGCGGCGGCGTACGCCGGTGGCTGCACCGGCCGAATAA
- a CDS encoding DUF6456 domain-containing protein: protein MSRDEDTGLLRLAMARGGEPAFLAPHQLEAAQRLERLIRRAQVMQRVTMSYSPASVGTRNRSANGVETASDSAAAARQKLNQLAGRLPPDCWGVLLDVCGLGKGMQQIEVERRWPRRSAKLVLRIGLDQLADLFGLSPAAEGVQQGRARHWLPDRPRMFTKEQP from the coding sequence ATGTCGCGTGACGAAGACACAGGACTGCTGCGCCTTGCCATGGCGCGCGGCGGCGAACCGGCCTTTCTCGCGCCGCATCAGCTCGAGGCGGCGCAACGGCTGGAGCGGCTGATCCGGCGGGCCCAGGTCATGCAGCGCGTGACTATGTCTTATAGTCCGGCCAGCGTCGGCACCCGCAACCGCTCCGCCAATGGCGTCGAGACCGCCAGCGACAGCGCCGCTGCGGCACGCCAGAAGCTCAACCAGCTCGCTGGCCGGCTGCCGCCCGACTGCTGGGGCGTGCTGCTCGATGTCTGCGGCCTGGGCAAGGGCATGCAGCAGATCGAGGTAGAGCGGCGCTGGCCGCGCCGCAGCGCCAAGCTGGTGCTGCGCATCGGGCTCGACCAGTTGGCAGACCTGTTCGGCCTGTCGCCCGCGGCCGAGGGCGTCCAGCAGGGCAGGGCGCGTCACTGGCTGCCGGACCGGCCAAGGATGTTCACCAAGGAACAGCCTTAA
- a CDS encoding helix-turn-helix domain-containing protein, whose product MHHTPSTTLSRRARAWRRLSKYRCDDVIALVARTKHVSIYDLVGRSRGPTTSRARQIAMYLCHVILSRSLSEVGTAFGRDRTTVSYACALIEDLRDDVVFDRDLCLLEDILEARLHVA is encoded by the coding sequence ATGCATCATACGCCTTCCACGACCCTTTCCCGCCGTGCCAGAGCGTGGCGCCGGCTGTCGAAATACCGTTGCGACGACGTCATTGCCTTGGTCGCGCGCACAAAACACGTTTCCATTTACGACCTTGTCGGGCGCAGTCGCGGTCCGACCACGTCGCGGGCGCGCCAGATCGCCATGTATCTCTGCCACGTCATCCTGAGCCGCAGCCTGAGCGAGGTTGGCACGGCTTTCGGACGCGATAGGACTACTGTCTCCTATGCCTGTGCGCTGATCGAAGACCTGCGCGACGATGTCGTTTTCGACCGCGACCTCTGCTTGCTCGAAGACATTCTGGAGGCACGGCTCCATGTCGCGTGA
- a CDS encoding MucR family transcriptional regulator, whose translation MNDITGSATGYEHDLIELSSDIVSSYVAHNSVSLTDLPKLIADVHSALRGLQGNEVQTPVEELKPAVPVRKSVAADYIICLEDGKKFKSLKRHLRTHYNLSPEEYREKWGLPADYPMVAPNYSATRSKLAKDNGLGRKAA comes from the coding sequence ATGAATGACATCACCGGTTCGGCGACCGGATACGAGCACGATCTGATCGAGCTCAGCTCCGACATCGTCTCCTCCTACGTGGCCCACAACTCCGTGAGCCTGACTGATCTGCCCAAGCTGATTGCCGATGTACATTCGGCACTGCGTGGTTTGCAGGGCAATGAAGTGCAGACGCCTGTCGAAGAACTCAAGCCCGCCGTGCCTGTACGCAAGTCTGTTGCAGCCGACTACATCATCTGCCTGGAAGACGGTAAGAAGTTCAAGTCGCTGAAGCGCCACCTGCGCACCCACTACAATCTCTCGCCGGAAGAATACCGCGAGAAGTGGGGCTTGCCCGCAGACTACCCGATGGTTGCTCCCAACTATTCGGCGACGCGCTCCAAGCTTGCCAAGGACAATGGTCTCGGCCGCAAGGCTGCCTGA
- a CDS encoding S9 family peptidase: protein MTKLTPPAAARKPHSVTFHTIKRDDPYHWLRADNWQEVMQKPETLDSEIRAYLDAENTYYESEFGKPTSDLQDKIYKEIRGRMKEDDSGIASPDGPFAYNSRMLEGKQYPLIVRTPREGGEETVLLDCNVEAGDEYFGFAGAEHDRSHRYLAWAADRAGSEYYDIVIRDLDTGTDSAEVITETAGSYVWTNDSSAIYYTEYDDNHRPWRVKLHVIGTDQANDPIIFEEKDPGFFVGVGRTQSDKYIVIDAHDHQTSECWLIDAELGGAPRVVAPRVTDREYDIEERDGLLYIRTNADGAEDFKIVVAPVDRPDAANWTDFVSHQQGVLILDTIVIKNHMLRLERFEGLPRIVVRDLRTDKEETVKFDEEAYSLGMSVGYEFDTSVFRLTYSSPTTPSRTYDVDLDTGTRTLLKEQEVPSGHNPDDYETRRLFAKASDGELVPVTLLYRKGLALDGSAPTLLYGYGAYGMSMPSGFSISALSLVDRGFVHATAHIRGGMEKGYRWYVQGRREHKTNTFTDFIAAAEMLIEQGYTAKGRIVAQGGSAGGMLMGAIANLRPDLWGGILAQVPFVDVLNTMLDETLPLTPPEWPEWGNPLASAEDYARIAAYAPYEQVEAKDYPPIFALAGLTDPRVTYWEPAKWVARLRATKSGTAPLYLKTNMGAGHGGASGRFDRLKETAECYAFALHAVGLETFKPN from the coding sequence ATGACCAAGCTCACGCCTCCCGCTGCCGCTCGCAAGCCTCATTCCGTCACCTTCCACACTATAAAGCGTGACGACCCCTATCATTGGCTGCGCGCGGACAATTGGCAGGAGGTCATGCAGAAGCCCGAGACGCTGGATAGCGAGATCCGCGCGTATCTCGACGCCGAAAATACTTACTACGAGAGTGAATTCGGCAAGCCGACAAGCGACTTGCAGGACAAGATCTACAAAGAGATTCGCGGCCGTATGAAGGAGGATGACAGCGGCATCGCTTCGCCTGACGGTCCCTTCGCCTATAATTCGCGCATGCTTGAGGGCAAGCAGTATCCGCTGATCGTGCGCACCCCGCGCGAAGGCGGCGAAGAAACCGTGCTGCTTGACTGCAATGTGGAAGCCGGTGACGAATACTTCGGCTTTGCCGGCGCCGAGCATGACCGCAGCCACCGCTATCTCGCCTGGGCCGCCGACCGCGCCGGCTCGGAATATTATGACATCGTCATTCGCGACCTCGACACCGGCACCGATAGCGCCGAAGTCATCACCGAGACCGCCGGTTCCTATGTCTGGACCAATGATTCCAGCGCCATCTACTATACCGAATATGACGACAACCACCGGCCCTGGCGCGTGAAGCTTCACGTCATCGGCACCGACCAGGCCAATGACCCCATCATCTTCGAGGAAAAGGACCCCGGCTTCTTCGTCGGGGTCGGCCGCACGCAGAGCGACAAATATATCGTCATCGACGCGCATGATCACCAGACCAGCGAATGCTGGCTGATCGATGCAGAGCTCGGCGGCGCACCGCGCGTGGTCGCGCCGCGGGTCACCGACCGCGAATATGACATCGAGGAACGCGACGGCCTGCTCTATATCCGCACCAATGCCGATGGCGCCGAAGACTTCAAGATCGTGGTCGCCCCGGTCGATCGTCCGGATGCCGCCAACTGGACCGATTTCGTGTCCCACCAGCAGGGCGTGCTGATCCTCGATACCATTGTCATCAAGAACCACATGCTGCGCCTCGAACGTTTCGAGGGCCTGCCGCGCATCGTCGTGCGCGACCTGCGCACGGACAAGGAAGAGACCGTCAAGTTCGACGAAGAGGCCTATTCGCTGGGCATGTCGGTTGGCTACGAATTCGATACGTCGGTGTTCCGCCTCACCTATTCCTCGCCGACCACGCCGTCGCGCACCTATGATGTCGACCTCGACACCGGCACACGCACTTTGCTCAAGGAGCAGGAAGTGCCCTCGGGCCACAATCCCGATGACTATGAAACGCGCCGGCTCTTTGCCAAAGCGAGCGATGGCGAGCTGGTGCCGGTCACCCTGCTCTATCGCAAGGGCCTCGCGCTCGACGGGTCGGCCCCAACCCTGCTCTATGGCTACGGCGCCTATGGCATGTCCATGCCTTCGGGCTTTTCCATCTCCGCCCTGTCGCTGGTCGATCGCGGCTTCGTCCATGCCACGGCCCATATTCGCGGCGGCATGGAGAAGGGCTATCGCTGGTATGTGCAGGGCCGGCGCGAGCACAAGACCAACACCTTCACCGATTTCATCGCCGCCGCCGAAATGCTGATCGAGCAGGGCTATACCGCCAAAGGGCGCATCGTTGCCCAGGGCGGTTCGGCCGGTGGCATGCTGATGGGCGCCATCGCAAATCTCCGCCCCGACCTCTGGGGCGGTATCCTGGCACAGGTGCCCTTTGTCGACGTGCTCAACACCATGCTCGACGAGACACTGCCGCTGACCCCGCCGGAGTGGCCCGAATGGGGCAATCCGCTGGCCTCGGCCGAGGATTATGCGCGCATCGCCGCCTACGCGCCCTACGAGCAGGTCGAAGCCAAGGATTATCCGCCGATCTTTGCCCTCGCCGGTCTCACCGATCCGCGCGTCACCTATTGGGAGCCCGCCAAGTGGGTCGCGCGCCTGCGCGCCACCAAGAGCGGCACGGCCCCGCTCTATCTCAAGACCAATATGGGGGCTGGCCACGGCGGTGCCTCGGGGCGGTTCGACCGTCTCAAGGAAACCGCCGAATGCTATGCCTTCGCACTACATGCCGTTGGACTGGAAACATTCAAACCCAACTGA
- a CDS encoding superoxide dismutase, giving the protein MEAPLSTKFTLPPLPYAYDALGPYMSAETLEFHHDKHHQAYVTNGEKLLEGSGLEILPLEDIVKESFGKNAGLFNNAGQHYNHVHFWNWMKPNGGGNKLPGKLQAAIDSDLGGFDKFRTDFIAAGTTQFGSGWAWLSIKNGKLEVTKTANGESPLVHGGKPLLGVDVWEHSYYIDYRNARPKYLEAWFDNLVNWEHVELMFDEATA; this is encoded by the coding sequence ATGGAGGCCCCTTTGTCCACCAAGTTCACTCTGCCGCCGCTGCCTTACGCCTATGATGCCCTCGGCCCCTACATGTCGGCCGAAACGCTTGAATTCCATCACGACAAGCATCACCAGGCCTATGTCACCAACGGCGAAAAGCTGCTGGAAGGTTCGGGCCTCGAAATCCTGCCGCTCGAAGACATCGTCAAGGAAAGCTTCGGCAAGAATGCCGGCCTCTTCAACAACGCTGGCCAGCATTACAACCACGTCCATTTCTGGAACTGGATGAAGCCCAATGGCGGCGGCAACAAGCTGCCGGGCAAGCTGCAGGCTGCGATCGACAGCGACCTGGGCGGCTTCGACAAGTTCCGCACCGATTTCATCGCTGCCGGCACCACCCAGTTCGGTTCGGGCTGGGCATGGCTGTCGATCAAGAACGGCAAGCTCGAAGTCACCAAGACTGCCAATGGCGAGTCGCCGCTGGTTCATGGCGGCAAGCCGCTGCTGGGCGTCGACGTGTGGGAACACTCCTACTACATCGACTATCGCAACGCGCGCCCGAAGTACCTTGAAGCCTGGTTCGATAACCTCGTGAACTGGGAACATGTCGAGCTGATGTTCGACGAAGCCACGGCGTAA
- a CDS encoding response regulator, producing MSAPSKVVAIIAANPALSSLLAMVVAGDTRLKVRQFDSEIELIAYMRIAPVDILVCDFDRDGRPAYEMVEGIRLNGELISQDVPVIALTRTITPPMRHQAISAGIDEVVLKPMSPRHLLQRIQVRLRGRSVVGVFGSYRGPERRNRIFMPVPHPAPARRYTDNVVQLFPDRRKPRHPGLEG from the coding sequence TTGTCCGCACCTAGCAAGGTCGTTGCCATCATCGCGGCGAATCCTGCGCTATCATCGCTGCTGGCGATGGTGGTGGCGGGCGATACGCGCCTCAAGGTGCGCCAGTTCGACAGCGAGATCGAGCTGATCGCCTATATGCGCATCGCACCGGTGGACATCCTGGTCTGCGATTTCGACCGCGATGGCCGCCCGGCCTATGAGATGGTCGAAGGCATCCGCCTCAATGGCGAGCTGATCAGCCAGGATGTGCCGGTCATCGCCCTCACCCGCACCATCACGCCGCCGATGCGCCACCAGGCGATCAGCGCCGGCATCGACGAGGTCGTGCTCAAGCCCATGTCGCCGCGCCACCTGCTGCAACGCATCCAGGTCCGCCTGCGCGGTCGCAGTGTTGTCGGCGTCTTCGGCAGCTACCGTGGCCCGGAACGCCGCAACCGCATCTTCATGCCCGTGCCCCACCCGGCACCGGCCCGCCGCTACACCGACAATGTCGTGCAGCTGTTCCCGGACCGGCGCAAGCCACGGCATCCGGGGCTCGAGGGGTAA